Proteins found in one Acinetobacter sp. XH1741 genomic segment:
- a CDS encoding MBL fold metallo-hydrolase: MKIHHLRSATFIIEADPYFILVDPMLGDKGSLPAFSYFRFKAKKNPLVGLPLNAQDLLNKVTHCLITHSQTFGIKNFQHTDHLDQKGEDFLIQKQIPVYSFQNDVSYLSKYGINVQCGIDYWKEIEFLGGRLVAIPARHGHGWISKLMANGCGFYLELPNEPSLYISGDTVLTNDVKNALLSFQPDIAVVAAGQAQMDVGQPILMSKEEVREFIELSPKHVIANHLEALNHCPVKRDEIKQILNEMNVGDRVQVPDDGQTLIYEN, encoded by the coding sequence ATGAAAATTCATCATTTGCGAAGTGCAACTTTTATCATTGAAGCTGATCCTTATTTTATTTTAGTTGATCCAATGTTAGGTGATAAAGGATCGCTTCCTGCCTTTTCCTACTTTCGTTTTAAAGCTAAAAAGAATCCTTTGGTTGGTCTGCCTTTGAATGCCCAAGACTTATTAAACAAAGTTACCCACTGCCTCATTACTCATAGCCAAACATTTGGCATAAAAAACTTTCAACATACTGATCATTTAGACCAAAAGGGTGAGGACTTTCTCATTCAAAAACAGATTCCTGTTTACTCCTTTCAAAATGATGTGTCGTATTTATCTAAATATGGAATAAATGTTCAGTGTGGTATTGATTACTGGAAAGAAATCGAGTTTTTAGGTGGACGATTAGTTGCAATACCAGCGCGTCATGGTCATGGTTGGATTAGTAAACTTATGGCAAATGGTTGTGGCTTCTATTTAGAGTTGCCAAATGAACCTTCTTTATATATCAGCGGTGATACCGTGCTCACCAATGATGTTAAAAATGCCTTACTTAGCTTTCAACCTGATATTGCTGTAGTTGCTGCAGGGCAAGCGCAAATGGATGTCGGGCAACCGATTCTTATGTCAAAAGAAGAAGTGCGTGAATTTATAGAGCTTTCGCCTAAACATGTTATTGCTAATCATCTTGAAGCATTAAATCACTGTCCAGTAAAACGGGATGAAATTAAGCAAATTTTGAATGAGATGAATGTTGGTGATCGTGTACAAGTCCCCGATGATGGACAAACACTTATTTATGAAAATTAA
- a CDS encoding ABC transporter substrate-binding protein: MSHLEKSQLQLGYIPLLDCVALLWAKQKGFFEKEGLDVTLVKEASWASLRDRLAFGLLDAAHCLSAMLPAAAVGADQIGIALQTPLILSKNRAFISLSQKLSYQLEIKENDEAKVTAQKVTQYLKQGNSLALAHVFKHSIHHYCLREWLALADFQIAQTLQLKTLPPPYMVEALDNHVIDGFCVGEPWNTQGELLGLSKIVCSSQHIIPNVADKVLATTQEWAEQHPQTLIALTTAVMKAQKELSELNDFSPVLQLLVEFGIVRFHCSEEVHVSKYYMIQNIVKNLVKENASPQPEDFHWIFQQMQKWDELQLDQAQVTALSHQCINLQAYERAK, encoded by the coding sequence ATGAGTCATTTAGAAAAGTCTCAATTGCAACTTGGCTATATCCCCTTACTTGATTGTGTTGCATTGCTTTGGGCAAAACAAAAAGGGTTCTTTGAAAAAGAAGGGTTAGATGTCACCCTAGTTAAAGAAGCTTCATGGGCAAGTTTACGTGACCGTCTGGCTTTTGGTTTATTAGATGCTGCACATTGTTTGTCTGCAATGCTACCTGCAGCAGCTGTGGGTGCAGACCAGATTGGTATTGCACTGCAAACTCCTCTTATTTTAAGTAAAAACCGTGCCTTTATTAGCTTAAGCCAAAAATTAAGCTATCAATTGGAAATTAAAGAAAATGATGAGGCAAAAGTAACAGCCCAAAAAGTTACCCAGTATCTCAAACAAGGCAACTCTCTTGCCCTAGCCCATGTATTTAAACATTCAATTCATCATTATTGTTTAAGAGAATGGCTCGCTTTAGCAGACTTTCAAATAGCTCAAACGCTACAACTTAAGACACTTCCACCACCCTATATGGTCGAAGCTTTAGATAACCATGTCATTGATGGTTTCTGTGTTGGAGAACCTTGGAATACTCAAGGAGAGCTTTTAGGATTAAGCAAAATTGTATGTTCAAGTCAGCATATTATTCCTAATGTGGCAGACAAAGTCCTCGCAACAACTCAAGAGTGGGCGGAACAGCACCCTCAAACTTTGATCGCACTCACCACAGCAGTTATGAAAGCTCAAAAAGAATTGAGTGAGTTAAACGATTTTTCGCCTGTCTTACAATTGTTAGTGGAGTTTGGAATTGTACGTTTTCATTGTTCCGAAGAGGTACATGTCAGTAAATATTATATGATTCAGAATATTGTTAAAAATTTGGTTAAAGAAAATGCATCTCCTCAACCTGAAGATTTTCATTGGATATTTCAGCAAATGCAAAAGTGGGATGAGCTTCAACTAGACCAAGCACAAGTCACAGCACTGAGCCATCAATGCATTAATCTTCAAGCTTATGAAAGAGCTAAATAA
- the accB gene encoding acetyl-CoA carboxylase biotin carboxyl carrier protein: MDIRKIKKLIDLMIESDLQAIEVKEGDQSIALTRRNPVVAAAGVALPAAPVAEAPVAKTPRGAVETSPMVGVFYAAPSPGEAPFVKVGQTVSAGETLGIIEAMKIMNPIEATQSGVIEEILVKNGDVIQFGQPLFRYRA; this comes from the coding sequence ATGGATATCCGCAAAATTAAAAAACTCATCGATTTAATGATTGAGTCTGACTTGCAAGCGATTGAAGTTAAAGAAGGTGATCAATCAATCGCTTTAACTCGTCGTAATCCTGTCGTTGCTGCGGCTGGTGTAGCACTTCCGGCAGCTCCTGTTGCTGAAGCACCTGTTGCAAAAACCCCACGTGGAGCAGTTGAAACTTCTCCTATGGTTGGTGTGTTCTATGCTGCTCCAAGCCCAGGTGAAGCACCATTTGTTAAAGTAGGTCAAACTGTATCTGCTGGTGAGACTTTGGGTATTATCGAAGCAATGAAAATCATGAACCCGATTGAAGCAACTCAAAGCGGCGTGATTGAAGAAATTTTAGTGAAAAATGGTGATGTGATCCAATTCGGTCAACCTTTATTCCGTTATCGCGCGTAA
- the accC gene encoding acetyl-CoA carboxylase biotin carboxylase subunit yields the protein MLQKVLIANRGEIALRITRACKTLGIKTVGIYSDADKDLMHLRFVDEAVCIGPGASSDSYLNIPAIITAAEITGADAIHPGYGFLSENAEFAEIVESSGFTFIGPRPEHIRLMGNKVSAIVAMKKAGVPTVPGCDHAVTIHNALAEAKEIGFPLIVKAAAGGGGRGMRIVERVDTLLESVQAAQRDAEMWFGDDTVYMERFLQKPRHVEVQILGDGNGHAIHLYDRDCSLQRRHQKVLEEAPAPNLPEKARADILEACVHACQLMQYRGAGTFEFLFEDGEFFFIEMNTRVQVEHPVTEMVTGVDIIEQQLRIAAGLGLELQQEDIEVRGHAIECRINAEDPTTFLPSPGKIENFYAPGGAGIRLDSHIYPGYSIPPYYDSMIAKLISHGKDRETSLARMRQALDEMILTGIKTNIPLHKDLILQDKSFCDQAMDIHYLEKHLLKQLEEKKKAETA from the coding sequence ATGTTGCAAAAAGTTTTAATTGCAAACCGTGGTGAAATCGCTTTACGAATTACCCGGGCTTGCAAAACATTAGGAATCAAAACTGTCGGTATCTATTCAGATGCTGATAAAGATTTGATGCATTTACGTTTTGTTGATGAAGCAGTATGTATTGGTCCGGGTGCAAGTAGTGACAGCTATTTAAACATCCCAGCAATTATTACTGCTGCAGAAATTACTGGTGCTGATGCAATTCATCCAGGCTATGGCTTCCTTTCAGAAAATGCCGAGTTTGCTGAAATTGTAGAAAGCTCAGGCTTCACATTCATTGGCCCTCGCCCAGAACATATTCGTTTAATGGGTAATAAGGTTTCTGCAATTGTTGCAATGAAAAAAGCTGGTGTACCTACCGTACCTGGTTGTGACCATGCTGTAACTATCCACAATGCTTTAGCTGAAGCTAAAGAAATCGGCTTCCCGCTTATTGTTAAAGCGGCAGCTGGTGGTGGTGGTCGTGGTATGCGTATTGTTGAACGCGTAGATACATTACTTGAGTCAGTTCAGGCAGCTCAACGTGATGCAGAAATGTGGTTCGGTGATGATACCGTATACATGGAACGCTTCTTACAAAAACCTCGCCACGTCGAAGTTCAAATTTTAGGTGATGGTAATGGCCATGCGATTCATTTATATGATCGCGACTGTTCATTACAACGTCGTCACCAAAAAGTGTTAGAAGAAGCTCCTGCTCCAAATTTACCAGAAAAAGCACGTGCTGATATTTTAGAAGCTTGTGTTCACGCATGTCAGCTCATGCAATATCGTGGTGCTGGTACATTCGAATTCTTGTTCGAAGACGGTGAGTTCTTCTTCATTGAAATGAACACTCGTGTTCAAGTTGAGCACCCTGTAACTGAAATGGTTACTGGTGTTGACATTATTGAGCAGCAATTACGTATTGCAGCAGGTTTAGGTCTAGAACTTCAACAAGAAGATATTGAAGTTCGTGGTCATGCTATTGAATGTCGTATCAATGCAGAAGATCCAACAACATTCTTACCTTCACCAGGTAAAATTGAGAACTTCTATGCGCCAGGCGGTGCTGGTATCCGTTTAGATTCACATATCTATCCTGGATATAGCATTCCTCCATACTATGACTCAATGATTGCAAAATTGATCTCGCATGGTAAGGATCGTGAAACTTCGCTTGCTCGTATGCGTCAAGCGTTAGATGAAATGATTCTTACAGGAATTAAAACCAATATTCCTTTACACAAAGATCTCATTTTGCAAGATAAAAGCTTCTGTGATCAAGCAATGGACATCCATTACCTTGAAAAGCACTTGTTAAAGCAATTGGAAGAAAAAAAGAAAGCTGAAACTGCATAA
- the nirB gene encoding nitrite reductase large subunit NirB: MKLVMIGHGMVGHKFIEAILEKADDELEITILAEEPRIAYDRVHLTEYFSGKSVKDLSLARFDFADAHGIDLRLNTKATAIDTAAQTVTTNHGDVISYDKLVLATGSYAFVPPIPGNDRENCFVYRTIEDLDAIRAASINAKTGVVIGGGLLGLEAAKALRDLELETHVVEFAPRLMAVQIDDLGGKVLRRKIEDLGVKVHTQKATQSIECGNNTTHVMKFADGSELEADVILFSAGIRPRDELARNSGLAIGERGGIVINDYCQTSDNNIYAIGECALWQNKIYGLVAPGYDMARIAAKHILDKECNCFAGADMSTKLKLMGVDVASVGDAQAMTPGALSYFYADEHALVYKKIVVNADKTKLLGAVLVGDAKEYNDLLQMMLNGLALPEVPESLIMPGFEQSAGKSGGNGVDLLPDSATICSCNNVSKADICQAISDGSTSLGALKKCTKAATACGGCAPLVTQVLKSELQRQGVTVNNHICEHFPYSRQELYHLVRVNEIKTFDDLLHQHGHGLGCDICKPAAANILASCWNDFVLKPSHAGLQDSNDYYLGNIQKDGSYSVVPRMAGGEVTPDGLIAIGQIAKKYNLYTKITGGQRVDMFGAQVHELPFIWEELNAAGFESGHAYGKSLRTVKSCVGSTWCRYGVDNSVGLAIELENRYKGLRSPHKLKMAVSGCTRECAEAQSKDVGIIATEKGWNLYVCGNGGMKPRHAELLASDLDKATLIRYIDRFYMFYIQTADRLQRTSVWRDNMEGGLDYLKSVVVDDSLGLAAELERRMEHIIGTYQDEWRTAVENPEVRKRFQTYINADASEQADPHIQFTTERGQIRPLTEAERSEDRIPMVEA; the protein is encoded by the coding sequence ATGAAATTAGTAATGATTGGTCATGGTATGGTGGGCCACAAATTCATCGAAGCCATTTTAGAAAAAGCAGATGATGAACTGGAAATCACGATTCTCGCGGAAGAACCTCGTATCGCGTATGACCGTGTACATTTGACAGAATATTTTTCGGGAAAATCGGTAAAAGATCTATCTTTAGCCCGTTTTGACTTTGCTGATGCTCATGGCATTGATTTACGTCTTAATACAAAAGCAACTGCAATTGATACAGCTGCGCAAACAGTTACAACCAATCATGGCGATGTGATTAGTTATGACAAATTGGTGCTGGCGACTGGTTCATATGCCTTTGTTCCACCAATTCCGGGTAATGACCGTGAAAACTGTTTTGTTTACCGTACGATTGAAGACTTAGACGCCATTCGTGCAGCAAGTATCAATGCAAAAACAGGTGTAGTCATTGGTGGCGGTTTACTCGGTCTTGAAGCGGCCAAAGCGTTGCGCGACCTAGAGTTGGAAACACATGTTGTTGAGTTTGCACCACGTTTAATGGCAGTTCAAATTGATGACTTAGGAGGCAAAGTTTTACGCCGTAAAATTGAAGACCTTGGTGTAAAAGTTCATACCCAAAAAGCGACACAATCTATTGAGTGTGGAAACAATACTACACATGTCATGAAGTTTGCAGATGGTAGCGAGCTTGAAGCAGATGTCATTTTATTCTCTGCTGGGATCCGTCCACGTGATGAACTTGCGCGCAACAGTGGTCTCGCGATTGGTGAGCGTGGCGGTATTGTTATTAATGATTACTGCCAAACTTCAGATAACAACATTTATGCCATTGGTGAGTGTGCACTTTGGCAAAACAAGATTTATGGTTTGGTTGCGCCGGGCTATGACATGGCACGTATTGCAGCAAAACACATTTTAGATAAAGAGTGTAACTGTTTTGCTGGCGCAGACATGAGCACCAAGTTGAAATTAATGGGGGTAGACGTTGCCTCTGTAGGTGATGCTCAGGCCATGACTCCGGGCGCATTAAGCTATTTCTATGCAGATGAGCATGCGCTGGTTTATAAAAAGATTGTTGTAAATGCCGACAAAACCAAATTGCTTGGCGCGGTTTTGGTGGGTGATGCGAAAGAATACAACGACCTTTTGCAAATGATGTTAAACGGTTTGGCTTTACCGGAAGTTCCTGAAAGCTTGATTATGCCGGGCTTTGAACAATCAGCAGGTAAGTCTGGTGGTAACGGTGTAGATTTACTGCCAGACAGCGCGACTATTTGTTCATGTAACAACGTCTCAAAAGCGGACATCTGCCAAGCAATTAGCGATGGTTCGACCTCTTTAGGTGCATTAAAAAAATGCACCAAAGCAGCAACAGCATGTGGTGGTTGTGCACCATTAGTGACTCAAGTTTTAAAGTCAGAGTTACAACGTCAAGGTGTGACTGTAAATAACCACATTTGCGAACACTTCCCATACTCGCGTCAAGAGTTGTATCACTTGGTGCGTGTGAATGAAATCAAAACCTTTGATGATTTGCTTCATCAACATGGTCATGGTTTAGGATGCGACATTTGTAAACCTGCTGCGGCAAACATTTTGGCATCTTGTTGGAACGATTTTGTACTCAAGCCAAGTCATGCAGGCTTACAAGATAGTAATGACTACTATTTGGGTAACATCCAAAAAGATGGTTCTTACTCGGTTGTACCGCGTATGGCTGGCGGTGAAGTGACTCCAGATGGTTTGATTGCTATTGGTCAAATTGCGAAGAAATATAACCTATATACCAAAATTACTGGTGGTCAACGCGTTGACATGTTTGGTGCGCAAGTTCACGAGCTTCCATTCATTTGGGAAGAGTTGAATGCTGCTGGTTTTGAATCTGGTCATGCTTACGGTAAATCATTGCGTACCGTGAAATCTTGTGTAGGTAGCACATGGTGCCGTTACGGTGTAGACAACTCGGTTGGTTTAGCGATTGAACTTGAAAACCGCTATAAGGGTTTACGTTCACCGCATAAATTAAAAATGGCTGTGTCTGGCTGTACACGTGAGTGTGCAGAAGCACAAAGCAAAGACGTCGGTATTATCGCAACCGAAAAAGGCTGGAACCTTTATGTATGTGGCAATGGTGGTATGAAACCACGCCATGCTGAATTACTTGCATCTGACCTTGATAAAGCAACGCTCATTCGTTATATCGACCGTTTCTATATGTTCTACATCCAAACCGCAGATCGTTTACAACGTACCAGTGTATGGCGTGACAACATGGAAGGTGGCCTAGATTATCTTAAATCTGTGGTGGTTGATGACTCTCTAGGTTTGGCTGCCGAGCTTGAGCGCCGTATGGAACACATTATTGGTACATATCAAGACGAATGGCGTACTGCGGTAGAAAATCCTGAAGTACGTAAACGCTTCCAGACCTATATCAATGCAGATGCAAGTGAACAGGCCGATCCACACATTCAATTTACAACTGAACGTGGTCAGATCCGTCCATTAACTGAAGCTGAACGTTCAGAAGACCGTATTCCAATGGTTGAAGCATAA
- a CDS encoding MFS transporter: MLPSLTIQTRLGGFYFFYYSIVGTFMPYWNLYLQDQGFNYQEIGVLSSIAIITRFFAPLVWGWIADKSGKRMLLVRLATWMEACIWLAIFIVPNTFQSVALLMLIFSFFQNAILAQFEGVTLFWLGEQRAKLYGKVRKWGSVGFIVGVFTIGAILEIIPISMLPVLLLIIASLAFIWAFTIREPEGAPNSQKLLEPLLPVLKRPEVAAFFIIEFILLFSHAPFYSFYSNFLKSLNYSTTEIGFLWAMGVVSEIVMFAFAATFFKYFSWRSLVAVCLVLTSIRWLLVAVFSHYFIGQLFAQCLHAFSFGLFHLIAMRVIFQNFSLGQQGRGQAFYSTMWGLGVAFGSILAGHYWKVLTGEHIFMIAALVVLFGLCFVFWLPKKIEQPVT; this comes from the coding sequence TTGCTCCCATCTCTTACAATCCAAACCAGATTAGGTGGCTTCTACTTTTTCTACTATTCCATTGTTGGCACATTCATGCCGTATTGGAATTTATATCTTCAAGATCAAGGATTTAATTATCAAGAGATAGGGGTTTTATCATCTATTGCCATTATAACGCGTTTCTTTGCGCCTTTAGTTTGGGGGTGGATTGCTGATAAATCGGGTAAACGAATGCTTTTGGTACGTCTAGCGACTTGGATGGAAGCATGTATCTGGTTAGCTATTTTTATTGTCCCTAATACGTTTCAATCTGTTGCTTTACTCATGCTTATTTTTAGCTTTTTTCAAAATGCTATTTTAGCTCAATTTGAAGGTGTAACTTTATTTTGGTTGGGTGAACAAAGGGCAAAACTCTACGGCAAGGTCCGCAAATGGGGATCGGTTGGCTTTATTGTAGGGGTGTTCACAATAGGAGCAATTTTAGAAATTATTCCAATTTCTATGCTTCCTGTCTTATTACTTATTATTGCATCACTTGCATTTATTTGGGCGTTTACGATTCGTGAACCAGAAGGGGCTCCAAATTCGCAAAAACTGTTAGAACCTTTGTTGCCTGTATTAAAACGTCCTGAAGTTGCTGCTTTTTTTATAATTGAATTTATTCTCCTTTTTTCACATGCACCCTTTTATAGTTTTTATAGTAATTTTTTAAAATCTTTAAATTACAGCACGACTGAAATTGGCTTTTTATGGGCTATGGGGGTGGTTTCTGAAATTGTGATGTTCGCGTTTGCGGCAACATTTTTTAAATATTTTTCTTGGCGAAGCCTTGTTGCTGTGTGTTTGGTTTTGACAAGTATACGCTGGTTATTGGTTGCTGTTTTTTCTCACTATTTTATTGGGCAGCTATTTGCACAGTGCTTGCATGCGTTTAGTTTTGGCTTGTTTCATCTCATTGCAATGCGAGTTATTTTCCAAAACTTTTCCTTAGGGCAACAAGGCCGAGGACAAGCTTTTTACAGTACCATGTGGGGGCTTGGTGTCGCATTTGGAAGTATTTTGGCTGGACACTACTGGAAAGTACTTACGGGTGAGCACATCTTTATGATTGCTGCTTTAGTTGTCCTTTTCGGTTTATGCTTTGTGTTTTGGTTGCCTAAAAAGATTGAACAGCCTGTTACTTAA
- a CDS encoding ANTAR domain-containing protein, producing the protein MPKLKIALIDDDHARADYIKQSLLENDFEVVACLTLDHLNIFRLTDLQADVILLDMDHPHRDIIESCVTSYDIPTVLFTKNSDKDTIKQAIDAGVTAYIVDGIDPARLHTILEISIEQYKKHKKLEGDLKEAQTKLADRKDVEKAKVLLMQLHGLPEDTAFQLLRKNAMSHRITIGEMARRLLDAQKLLNNQLKDE; encoded by the coding sequence ATGCCAAAACTCAAAATAGCTCTTATCGACGATGATCATGCCCGAGCCGACTATATAAAGCAGAGTCTGCTTGAAAATGACTTTGAAGTGGTGGCCTGCCTTACTTTGGACCACTTAAATATCTTTCGTCTGACAGACTTACAAGCTGATGTGATCTTGCTCGATATGGATCATCCTCATCGAGACATTATTGAAAGTTGCGTCACCAGCTATGATATCCCTACGGTACTATTTACCAAAAACTCAGATAAAGACACGATTAAACAAGCTATAGATGCGGGAGTAACTGCTTATATTGTCGATGGCATCGACCCTGCTCGCTTACATACCATTTTAGAGATTTCAATTGAGCAATATAAAAAACACAAAAAACTCGAAGGGGACTTAAAAGAAGCTCAAACCAAATTGGCTGACCGTAAAGATGTAGAAAAAGCCAAAGTTTTACTCATGCAACTACATGGTTTACCAGAGGACACAGCTTTTCAGCTGCTCAGAAAAAATGCGATGAGTCACCGTATTACGATTGGGGAAATGGCACGGCGTCTACTTGATGCCCAGAAACTATTAAACAATCAACTAAAGGATGAATAA
- a CDS encoding Y-family DNA polymerase, giving the protein MREISHREVYALVDINNCYVSCERLFNPQLINKPVVVLSNNDGCVVSRSEEAKLLGIKMGVPWFQIEKDAVQAGVEVYSSNYTLYAEMSRRFFAVLGEFFSPDDLEAYSIDECFIHLTPYLQSIDIPDYCNEVRKTLFKWLGLPCCIGIGYSKTQAKLANHYAKKIKSFEGICNFITLDPLILEDLMHQTSVKEIWGIGYQLVKQLQSYEVYSCLDLTFANEHHMAKAFSVVMARTIRELKGQSCIQLDDPAIPTKRILASRSFAQALSSIEIIKQALIFHLNRAHRRLMKQEQLCACIQVMLYEKTDKPPYKKATSQAIGLQYATDDLCILTKAAMQQIDVLYKENKNYIKIGVLFCALHARQQHIDDLWQPLELIHQRQQLMETLGTVRRRFGSHYLQVGYHSRNPSWQMKQCHRSKNYLTRWNEMLTIEDAQTVVTQNT; this is encoded by the coding sequence ATGAGAGAAATCTCACACCGCGAAGTTTATGCACTGGTCGATATTAATAATTGCTATGTGAGCTGCGAGCGGCTTTTTAATCCTCAACTCATTAATAAACCAGTAGTTGTTTTATCCAATAACGATGGCTGTGTAGTATCACGTAGCGAAGAAGCAAAACTCTTAGGAATCAAAATGGGAGTGCCTTGGTTTCAAATTGAGAAAGATGCCGTGCAAGCGGGTGTCGAAGTATACTCAAGCAACTACACGTTATATGCCGAGATGTCCCGTCGTTTCTTTGCAGTGTTAGGCGAATTTTTCTCTCCTGATGATTTAGAAGCCTACTCTATTGATGAATGTTTTATTCATCTCACTCCTTACCTTCAATCTATTGATATTCCTGATTATTGCAATGAAGTAAGAAAAACACTTTTCAAATGGCTAGGTTTACCTTGTTGTATTGGAATTGGATATTCAAAAACCCAAGCAAAACTTGCCAATCATTATGCAAAGAAAATTAAAAGTTTTGAGGGAATATGTAATTTCATTACATTAGATCCGTTAATTCTTGAAGACCTTATGCACCAGACATCAGTCAAAGAAATATGGGGAATTGGCTATCAATTAGTCAAACAGCTACAAAGTTATGAAGTGTATTCATGCCTAGACTTAACTTTTGCCAATGAACATCATATGGCAAAGGCATTTTCTGTGGTCATGGCACGTACTATCCGTGAGCTAAAAGGCCAATCATGTATTCAACTTGATGACCCAGCTATTCCTACTAAACGCATTTTAGCATCAAGAAGTTTTGCTCAAGCTTTATCCAGCATTGAGATTATTAAACAAGCGCTTATCTTTCATCTTAATCGGGCGCACCGCCGTTTAATGAAACAAGAGCAACTTTGTGCCTGTATTCAAGTCATGCTTTATGAAAAAACCGACAAGCCCCCTTATAAAAAAGCTACATCTCAGGCCATTGGTCTTCAATATGCAACAGATGACTTATGCATACTCACAAAAGCAGCTATGCAACAAATCGATGTTTTATATAAAGAAAATAAAAATTATATAAAAATTGGAGTATTATTTTGTGCTCTACATGCCCGTCAGCAGCATATCGATGACTTATGGCAACCCCTTGAACTCATCCATCAAAGACAACAATTGATGGAAACTTTAGGTACAGTACGCAGACGCTTTGGTAGTCACTATTTACAAGTCGGCTATCACTCACGTAATCCATCTTGGCAAATGAAACAGTGTCATCGATCAAAAAACTATCTAACTCGTTGGAATGAAATGTTAACAATTGAAGATGCTCAAACCGTCGTTACACAAAATACATGA
- the aroQ gene encoding type II 3-dehydroquinate dehydratase: MSSTILVIHGPNLNLLGKREPEVYGHLTLDNINQQLIAQAKQASITLDTFQSNWEGAIIDRIHQAQTEGVKLIIINPAALTHTSVALRDALLGVAIPFIEVHLSNVHAREAFRHHSYLSDKAIGVICGLGAKGYSFALDYAIEKIQPSNPN; the protein is encoded by the coding sequence ATGAGTTCGACCATTTTGGTGATTCATGGACCGAATTTGAATTTGCTGGGAAAACGCGAACCAGAAGTATATGGTCATCTTACCTTGGACAATATCAACCAACAACTTATTGCTCAAGCTAAACAAGCTTCAATTACACTAGATACTTTTCAAAGCAACTGGGAAGGTGCCATTATTGACCGTATTCATCAGGCACAAACTGAAGGCGTAAAACTTATTATTATTAATCCTGCTGCCCTCACCCATACTTCGGTTGCTTTACGCGATGCCTTACTTGGCGTTGCCATTCCCTTCATTGAAGTACATTTATCAAATGTTCACGCACGTGAAGCGTTTAGACATCACTCTTATTTATCAGACAAAGCAATTGGCGTGATTTGTGGTCTAGGTGCAAAAGGTTATAGCTTTGCACTCGATTACGCTATTGAAAAAATTCAACCATCTAACCCAAACTAG